Proteins encoded by one window of Arachis hypogaea cultivar Tifrunner chromosome 1, arahy.Tifrunner.gnm2.J5K5, whole genome shotgun sequence:
- the LOC112704541 gene encoding transcription termination factor MTERF15, mitochondrial-like, translated as MRGCYNKNLFLYHLTVITRTPSPSFLIPSSPSPVRAPNYSTLTKTPEIQSFSVNYLVNKCGFLPDSALRASKYVLFKSPEKPDSVIALFRSFGFSDLQIHNVIQKSPRVLLSKPKETILPKLQFLISKGASKSQLARIIELNPVILQRSLKKHLIPTFDLLNNFLRSEERTVASILHSVQILTSSTSHRNLNLLVDLGVSERSMARLLHQWPWLLRFNSAGLKSMVDEVIKMGVDPAKANFVPALYAKLLPKSMWDRKVELYKRFGLTDDNIREAFVKHPFCMLKSVQKIEACIEFFVKELGWKPVDVTNYPVLLSLNLEKRLVPRAAVLKILMANGVIKSCRHLLAYTVSEEMFFKNYVNRGKDQAPELLKLYREKMNLPVMDSKLMS; from the coding sequence ATGCGGGGATGTTATAACAAAAACCTGTTCTTGTACCACCTCACTGTCATCACAAGAACCCCATCACCCTCCTTTCTGATCCCTTCATCCCCTTCCCCTGTCCGTGCTCCCAATTACAGCACACTCACAAAAACCCCGGAAATACAATCCTTTTCGGTGAATTACCTCGTCAACAAGTGCGGGTTCCTCCCAGATTCCGCTCTTCGTGCTTCGAAGTACGTCCTTTTTAAGAGTCCCGAGAAACCCGACTCAGTCATCGCACTCTTCAGGAGCTTCGGTTTCTCAGATTTGCAGATTCACAATGTCATTCAGAAATCGCCCAGGGTTCTCCTCAGCAAGCCCAAAGAGACCATCTTGCCCAAGCTCCAGTTCCTCATCTCCAAAGGCGCTTCAAAATCACAACTTGCCCGCATCATCGAGCTCAACCCTGTAATCTTGCAAAGAAGCTTAAAGAAACACCTAATCCCCACTTTCGATTTGTTGAACAATTTCCTTCGTTCTGAAGAAAGGACCGTTGCTTCTATTTTACATTCTGTCCAAATTTTAACTTCTTCAACGTCGCATCGAAATCttaatttgctggttgatttagGGGTCAGTGAGAGAAGCATGGCAAGGCTACTTCACCAATGGCCTTGGTTGCTTCGATTCAATTCTGCAGGCCTTAAGAGTATGGTAGATGAAGTCATTAAAATGGGGGTTGATCCCGCCAAGGCTAATTTTGTTCCTGCGTTGTATGCTAAGCTGCTTCCAAAGTCCATGTGGGATAGGAAAGTTGAGTTGTACAAGAGGTTTGGATTAACTGATGACAACATTCGTGAGGCTTTTGTGAAGCACCCTTTCTGTATGCTCAAATCTGTGCAGAAAATTGAGGCCTGCATTGAATTCTTTGTCAAAGAACTCGGTTGGAAGCCTGTTGATGTCACCAATTATCCGGTTCTTCTCTCGCTGAATTTGGAGAAAAGGCTTGTTCCCAGGGCTGCTGTCTTGAAGATTCTTATGGCCAATGGTGTCATTAAGAGTTGTCGGCATTTGTTAGCATATACTGTTTCGGAAGAGATGTTCTTTAAGAATTATGTGAATCGTGGTAAGGATCAAGCACCGGAGTTATTGAAGCTGTATCGGGAGAAAATGAATCTTCCAGTAATGGATAGTAAATTGATGTCTTGA